A single Arachnia propionica DNA region contains:
- the fabG gene encoding 3-oxoacyl-ACP reductase FabG, with amino-acid sequence MQDKPVVLVTGATRGIGRVIAEKFRDAGYRVAGTHRAGGEVPEGVLPVECDITDQARVDAAFERVEAELGSVGVLVANAGVTKDTLLARMSDADWDAVIDTNLTGTFRVVRRAVRPMTRARFGRIILISSVVGLLGSPGQVNYAASKSALIGMARSLTRELGGRNITANVITPGFIETDMTAALDEKVVEGYRERIPAARLGQAEDVAGAALFLAGAGYVSGAVIPVDGGLGMGH; translated from the coding sequence GTGCAAGACAAGCCTGTTGTTCTCGTTACCGGGGCGACGCGCGGCATCGGCCGTGTCATCGCCGAGAAGTTCCGCGACGCGGGGTACCGTGTCGCGGGCACCCATCGCGCCGGAGGTGAGGTTCCTGAGGGTGTGCTGCCCGTTGAATGCGACATCACGGACCAGGCCCGGGTGGACGCGGCCTTCGAGAGGGTCGAGGCCGAGTTGGGGAGCGTGGGGGTGCTCGTCGCGAACGCCGGTGTCACGAAGGACACCCTGCTGGCGCGGATGTCGGATGCGGACTGGGACGCGGTGATCGACACCAACCTGACCGGCACCTTCCGCGTGGTGCGGCGGGCGGTCCGCCCCATGACCCGCGCCCGGTTCGGGAGAATCATCCTGATCTCCTCGGTGGTCGGATTGCTCGGATCACCCGGGCAGGTCAACTACGCGGCCTCCAAGTCGGCGCTGATCGGCATGGCCCGCAGCCTCACCCGCGAACTGGGAGGCAGGAACATCACCGCCAACGTGATCACCCCCGGGTTCATCGAGACCGACATGACCGCGGCACTGGACGAGAAGGTTGTCGAGGGCTACCGGGAACGAATCCCGGCAGCACGCCTCGGGCAGGCTGAGGACGTCGCGGGTGCGGCGTTGTTCCTCGCTGGGGCAGGATATGTATCGGGCGCTGTCATTCCGGTCGACGGCGGCCTCGGAATGGGTCACTGA
- the fabI gene encoding enoyl-ACP reductase FabI, whose translation MGILEGKNILVTGVTMDTSIAYRVAEIAQAEGAKVVVSNLGRAVGLTRRVVGRLATVPPVLELDVTDPEHLAALPGQLREHFGDRLDGIVHSIAFANPERALGGAFLNTEWKDVGISLNTSTYSYVSLAVACRELLHAGSSIVGLTFDARVTWPQYDWMGVAKAGLESASRYLARYLGSEGIRSNLVAAGPIDTIAKKAIPGAEEFNDIWGQRAPLGWDPTDTTATAKAVVALLSDWFPATTGEVIHVDGGLHSTGA comes from the coding sequence ATGGGAATCCTCGAAGGCAAGAACATCCTGGTCACCGGAGTGACCATGGACACATCCATCGCCTACCGCGTCGCCGAGATCGCGCAGGCCGAAGGCGCGAAGGTGGTCGTCAGCAACCTCGGACGGGCCGTCGGACTGACGCGGCGCGTCGTCGGGCGGCTCGCGACCGTTCCGCCCGTGCTGGAACTCGACGTCACCGATCCCGAACACCTCGCGGCGTTGCCCGGGCAGCTTCGTGAACACTTCGGCGACCGTCTGGACGGCATCGTCCACTCCATCGCCTTCGCCAATCCCGAGCGGGCCCTCGGTGGGGCTTTCCTGAACACCGAGTGGAAGGACGTCGGGATCTCCCTGAACACCTCCACCTACTCCTACGTGTCGCTTGCGGTGGCCTGCCGGGAGCTGCTGCACGCCGGTTCCTCCATCGTCGGACTCACCTTCGACGCCCGGGTCACCTGGCCGCAGTACGACTGGATGGGGGTGGCCAAGGCAGGACTCGAATCGGCCAGCCGCTACCTGGCCCGTTACCTGGGTTCCGAGGGCATCCGATCCAACCTGGTCGCTGCCGGTCCCATCGACACCATCGCGAAGAAGGCCATTCCCGGAGCCGAGGAATTCAACGACATCTGGGGACAGCGTGCGCCCCTCGGGTGGGATCCCACCGACACCACGGCCACCGCGAAGGCCGTCGTGGCGCTGCTGTCCGACTGGTTCCCCGCCACCACCGGCGAGGTGATCCACGTCGACGGCGGCCTCCACTCCACCGGGGCCTGA
- a CDS encoding ABC transporter ATP-binding protein, whose protein sequence is MAVVAALEDVTVRRGTSILLDSVNLSIGENERWVLLGPNGAGKTTLLSILSANLFPTSGTVRLLDEVLGRVDVFELRPRIGLTSSSLAERIPAGERVLDVVISAAWAVIGRWREEYDSGDEGRARGLLYSLYVEHLADRTFGTLSEGERKRVQIARALMTDPELLLLDEPAGGLDLAGREALVSTLTELFRDPGSPASVLVTHHVEEIPDGVTHCLLLSGGRVTAAGPLEETLTDANLSAAFGMDLMVARTDDGRWSARSRPTSRG, encoded by the coding sequence ATGGCAGTGGTGGCAGCGCTCGAAGATGTGACGGTCAGACGTGGAACCTCGATCCTGTTGGATTCGGTGAACCTGAGTATCGGTGAGAACGAGCGCTGGGTGCTGTTGGGCCCCAACGGAGCAGGCAAGACCACACTGCTGTCCATACTTTCCGCGAACCTGTTCCCGACCTCCGGTACGGTTCGCCTGCTCGATGAGGTGCTGGGCCGGGTGGACGTGTTCGAGCTGCGGCCCCGCATCGGATTGACGTCCTCCTCCTTGGCCGAGCGCATTCCCGCCGGGGAACGGGTCCTCGACGTGGTGATCTCGGCCGCCTGGGCGGTGATAGGGCGTTGGCGTGAGGAGTACGACAGTGGCGACGAGGGACGTGCCCGCGGCCTGCTCTACTCCCTATACGTGGAACACCTCGCTGATCGCACCTTCGGGACCCTCAGCGAGGGGGAACGCAAACGCGTGCAGATCGCCCGGGCGCTGATGACCGACCCGGAGTTGCTGCTCCTCGACGAACCTGCAGGCGGGCTCGACCTGGCGGGCCGCGAGGCTCTCGTCAGCACCCTGACCGAACTCTTCCGGGATCCCGGCTCCCCGGCCAGCGTCCTGGTGACCCATCACGTCGAGGAGATCCCCGACGGCGTCACACACTGTCTGCTACTCTCCGGGGGACGGGTGACCGCCGCCGGGCCCTTGGAGGAAACGCTCACCGACGCCAACCTGAGTGCCGCATTCGGCATGGACCTGATGGTAGCCCGCACCGATGACGGCAGGTGGAGTGCCCGTTCCCGCCCCACGTCCCGGGGCTGA
- the fumC gene encoding class II fumarate hydratase: protein MATPNTRTESDSMGTIEVASDRYWGAQTERSLHNFDIGRETFVWGRPMVKALGILKKSAALANAELGELPRDIADLIAKAGDEVIEGKLDDHFPLVVFQTGSGTQSNMNVNEVISNRAIELAGGELGTKTPVHPNDHVNRGQSSNDTFPTAMHIAVVNELAAMYPRVRKLRDTLDAKAKQYDDVIMVGRTHLQDATPIRLGQVFSGWVAQIDFALEGIEYADSRARELAIGGTAVGTGLNAHPRFGALTAEKISEETGIEFKQAANLFAALGAHDALVLVSGALRVLGDALMKIANDVRWYASGPRNGIGELLIPENEPGSSIMPGKVNPTQCEAMTMVATKVFGNDATVGFAGSQGNFQLNVFKPVMAWCVLESIQLLGDACVSFDSNCAYGIEPNKERIQANLDTNLMQVTALNRHIGYDKASKIAKNAHHKGLSLRESALELGFLTDEQFDQWVVPADMTHPSAADE, encoded by the coding sequence ATGGCAACACCGAACACCCGCACCGAATCCGACTCGATGGGCACCATTGAGGTGGCCTCCGACCGGTACTGGGGTGCCCAGACCGAGAGGTCGCTTCACAACTTCGACATCGGGCGCGAGACCTTCGTGTGGGGTCGGCCGATGGTCAAGGCGCTCGGCATCCTGAAGAAGTCCGCGGCGCTGGCGAACGCGGAGCTCGGGGAGCTTCCGCGCGACATCGCCGATCTCATCGCCAAGGCCGGCGACGAGGTCATCGAGGGCAAACTGGACGACCACTTCCCGCTGGTGGTGTTCCAGACCGGGTCCGGTACCCAGTCCAACATGAACGTCAACGAGGTCATCTCCAACCGGGCCATCGAACTGGCCGGAGGTGAACTCGGCACCAAGACCCCCGTCCACCCCAACGACCACGTCAATCGCGGCCAGTCGTCCAACGACACCTTCCCGACGGCCATGCACATCGCCGTGGTCAACGAGTTGGCAGCCATGTACCCGCGGGTCCGGAAACTGCGCGACACCCTGGACGCGAAGGCCAAGCAGTACGACGACGTGATCATGGTCGGGCGCACCCACCTGCAGGACGCCACCCCGATCCGCCTCGGCCAGGTGTTCTCCGGCTGGGTGGCCCAGATCGACTTCGCCCTGGAGGGCATCGAGTACGCCGATTCGCGTGCCCGTGAACTGGCGATCGGCGGCACCGCCGTCGGTACCGGCCTTAACGCCCATCCCAGGTTCGGGGCGCTCACCGCCGAGAAGATCTCCGAGGAGACCGGCATCGAGTTCAAGCAGGCCGCCAACCTCTTCGCGGCGCTGGGTGCCCACGACGCGCTGGTGCTGGTCTCCGGTGCGCTGCGGGTCCTGGGTGACGCCTTGATGAAGATCGCCAACGACGTGCGCTGGTACGCGTCCGGACCCCGCAACGGCATCGGCGAGCTGCTCATCCCCGAGAACGAGCCCGGATCCTCCATCATGCCCGGCAAGGTGAACCCCACCCAGTGCGAGGCCATGACCATGGTGGCGACGAAGGTCTTCGGCAACGACGCCACCGTCGGTTTCGCGGGCTCCCAGGGCAACTTCCAGCTCAACGTGTTCAAGCCTGTCATGGCATGGTGTGTGCTCGAGTCCATCCAGCTGCTCGGCGACGCCTGCGTTTCCTTCGACTCCAACTGTGCCTACGGCATTGAACCGAACAAGGAACGGATCCAGGCCAACCTGGACACCAACCTGATGCAGGTGACCGCCCTCAACCGGCACATCGGCTACGACAAGGCCTCCAAGATCGCGAAGAACGCCCACCACAAGGGCCTTTCGCTTCGCGAGTCGGCTCTGGAACTCGGCTTCCTGACCGACGAACAGTTCGACCAGTGGGTTGTTCCCGCCGACATGACCCACCCGAGCGCCGCCGACGAGTGA
- a CDS encoding DUF1345 domain-containing protein, whose translation MTRSSTIGLLVELLLVLLGLGTILGGDTSLALWFMAAWILLALGYVALMLWVAWRHRLTPDKEINQEPVLALPPWLVFLLGWTPVVAAFMGLLGGLIGLTTPQDVIAQVPEQLEIDEQTILRSIQIVFGVMAILMAVLGWLLLHLSYARHYERLDHMYGPAIRFPGTADPVTTDYVYFALTLGTTFATSDATVTSRRLRWTMTVHSMLSFFYNAIVMAIAFKIITG comes from the coding sequence GTGACGCGTTCGAGCACAATCGGCCTCCTGGTGGAGCTGCTCCTGGTTCTGTTGGGGCTGGGGACGATCCTGGGTGGGGACACCAGCCTGGCCCTTTGGTTCATGGCGGCCTGGATTCTTCTGGCCCTGGGATACGTGGCTCTCATGCTGTGGGTCGCATGGCGCCACCGGCTGACCCCCGACAAGGAGATCAATCAGGAACCGGTGCTCGCGCTGCCGCCCTGGCTGGTCTTTCTCCTGGGCTGGACCCCAGTGGTCGCCGCTTTCATGGGTCTGCTCGGCGGGCTCATAGGGCTGACAACACCGCAGGATGTCATCGCCCAGGTACCTGAACAGCTTGAGATCGATGAGCAAACGATACTGAGGTCAATCCAGATCGTTTTTGGTGTTATGGCGATCCTCATGGCCGTTCTTGGCTGGCTCCTGCTGCACCTCAGCTACGCCCGTCATTACGAGCGTTTGGACCACATGTACGGACCGGCCATCAGGTTTCCGGGAACTGCAGATCCCGTGACCACCGATTACGTCTACTTCGCCCTGACCCTGGGCACCACCTTCGCGACCTCTGATGCGACCGTGACATCACGTCGGCTGCGCTGGACAATGACGGTGCACTCGATGTTGTCATTCTTCTACAACGCCATCGTCATGGCCATCGCATTCAAGATCATCACGGGCTGA
- a CDS encoding bile acid:sodium symporter family protein produces the protein MKDPFLLYILLSALVGFLLPTSGAATDVLDWATKIAIFLLFLGYGARLSTAEAWAGLKHWRLHLTIFVCTFVVFPVIGLGLLHLPWYSPGLALGLAFLTLVPSTVQSSITFTSIAGGNIAGAIVSATTSNLLGVILTPLLVMALLPTTGAAPIGWGSFGAVMVQLLLPFILGQFSRPCTADFMTRNRKNLRWLDQGVICLVVYGAFGDLRHNGITATGTELLIMLALCLVILAFMLCFTRQLARTLGFGRSDEIAIVFCGTKKSLATGVPMATVLFAGQAVGLIVFPLMVFHTLQLIACTIIAQRYAATDSVTNRSQDNNS, from the coding sequence ATGAAGGACCCGTTCCTGCTCTACATTCTGCTCTCCGCTCTGGTCGGGTTCCTGCTGCCGACCTCCGGAGCGGCCACCGATGTCCTCGACTGGGCAACGAAGATCGCGATTTTCCTGCTGTTCCTCGGCTACGGAGCACGCCTGTCGACGGCCGAGGCGTGGGCCGGCCTGAAGCACTGGCGGCTGCACCTGACGATCTTCGTCTGCACCTTCGTGGTGTTCCCGGTCATCGGTCTGGGCCTGCTGCACCTGCCCTGGTACTCCCCCGGCCTGGCGTTGGGGCTGGCCTTCCTGACGCTGGTGCCGTCCACGGTGCAGTCGTCGATCACGTTCACGTCCATCGCCGGCGGCAACATCGCGGGGGCCATCGTCTCGGCCACCACCTCGAACCTGCTCGGGGTGATCCTGACGCCGCTGCTCGTCATGGCCCTGCTGCCAACCACGGGCGCCGCCCCCATCGGGTGGGGTTCCTTCGGTGCCGTGATGGTCCAGTTGCTGCTGCCCTTCATTCTCGGGCAGTTCTCGCGCCCCTGTACCGCGGACTTCATGACCCGCAACCGCAAGAACCTCAGGTGGCTGGACCAGGGCGTGATCTGCCTGGTGGTCTACGGCGCCTTCGGGGACCTCCGCCACAACGGCATCACCGCAACCGGCACGGAGCTGCTTATCATGCTGGCGCTGTGTCTGGTGATCCTGGCGTTCATGCTGTGTTTCACCCGGCAGTTGGCCCGAACCCTCGGATTCGGCCGCTCCGACGAGATCGCCATCGTCTTCTGCGGCACGAAGAAATCCCTGGCGACGGGGGTGCCGATGGCGACGGTGCTGTTCGCAGGCCAGGCCGTGGGGTTGATCGTCTTCCCGCTGATGGTCTTCCACACCCTCCAGCTCATAGCCTGCACCATCATTGCGCAGCGCTACGCAGCAACCGATAGCGTGACGAACCGGTCACAGGACAACAATTCCTGA